The proteins below come from a single Ancylothrix sp. D3o genomic window:
- a CDS encoding carbon dioxide concentrating mechanism protein, translated as MILMHLPLQRPISNAQYFVSGDVVIDECAAIAPGAILQADANSRLVIGAGVCVGMGAILHAHQGKLEVEAGATIGAGVLVIGAVTIKVNACVGACSTIINTNLEPEQVVPAGSVLGDNSRQASLTVNKVEESKIAQENISNATSENVREEPVSASPPEAPVLEEPAKEQESPAPEKAAETQHTLYSHRHLNRLMGTLFPQGNYFSRPSQNGSSPAN; from the coding sequence ATGATTCTCATGCACTTGCCGCTACAGCGACCGATTAGCAACGCTCAGTATTTTGTTAGTGGCGATGTGGTGATTGATGAGTGTGCGGCGATTGCTCCTGGTGCGATTCTGCAAGCTGATGCTAACAGCCGACTGGTTATTGGGGCCGGCGTTTGTGTCGGCATGGGGGCTATTCTTCACGCCCATCAAGGTAAATTAGAAGTGGAGGCGGGCGCGACCATCGGAGCCGGTGTTCTAGTTATCGGCGCCGTCACAATTAAAGTAAATGCCTGTGTCGGGGCCTGCTCTACGATCATTAATACCAATTTGGAGCCTGAGCAAGTCGTGCCGGCAGGTTCGGTACTAGGCGATAACAGCCGCCAGGCTTCTCTCACAGTAAATAAAGTAGAAGAAAGCAAAATTGCCCAAGAAAATATATCTAATGCAACAAGCGAAAATGTGAGAGAAGAACCGGTGAGCGCCAGCCCACCAGAAGCGCCAGTTTTGGAAGAACCGGCAAAAGAACAAGAGTCGCCTGCTCCTGAAAAGGCGGCGGAAACTCAGCACACATTGTATAGTCACCGTCACTTAAATCGGCTGATGGGTACGCTGTTTCCCCAAGGAAATTATTTTTCCCGTCCCTCACAAAACGGCTCATCACCGGCAAATTAG
- a CDS encoding BMC domain-containing protein, with product MGQSRKQLPSAPGSQPAQWTDPLRETALGLVSTQSFPAIVGTADMMLKSARVTLVGYEKTGSGYCTAIVRGRIADVRLAVEAGADTAEQFGQLVSKLVIARPLGNLEAIFPIGSRLTDLAQEQGNNRLSNLAVGLLETRGFPAMVGAADAMLKSADVQLASYEKIGGGLCTAIIRGRVADVAVAVEAGMYEAERIGEFSSLMVIPRPLDDLEKTLPVASCWIEKPKQVMLPVSIQEKEKQAQPVLVELPDLAQLPARVEPEKEKELIELPDLKKLPHLRE from the coding sequence ATGGGACAGTCAAGAAAGCAGCTACCCTCTGCCCCTGGTTCGCAACCGGCCCAGTGGACAGACCCGCTCAGAGAAACGGCACTGGGTTTAGTGTCTACCCAGAGTTTTCCCGCCATTGTCGGGACGGCAGATATGATGTTGAAGTCCGCTCGCGTGACTTTGGTGGGATATGAAAAAACCGGCAGCGGCTATTGTACGGCTATTGTGCGAGGACGCATTGCTGATGTGCGCCTTGCTGTGGAAGCTGGGGCTGATACGGCGGAACAGTTTGGGCAGTTGGTTTCTAAGTTGGTGATTGCTCGTCCTTTGGGGAATTTAGAGGCTATTTTTCCAATTGGTAGCCGGTTGACCGATTTGGCCCAAGAGCAAGGGAACAACCGCTTGAGTAATTTGGCGGTGGGTTTGCTAGAAACACGGGGCTTTCCGGCAATGGTAGGGGCTGCTGATGCAATGCTGAAATCAGCAGATGTGCAATTGGCATCTTATGAAAAAATCGGCGGCGGTTTGTGTACTGCTATTATCCGGGGTCGCGTCGCGGATGTGGCGGTGGCGGTTGAAGCGGGGATGTATGAGGCCGAACGTATTGGCGAGTTTAGCAGCTTGATGGTGATTCCGCGTCCTTTGGATGATTTGGAGAAGACTTTGCCGGTGGCGAGTTGCTGGATCGAAAAACCCAAGCAGGTAATGTTGCCGGTCAGTATCCAAGAAAAAGAAAAACAAGCACAACCGGTTCTGGTGGAGTTGCCAGACTTGGCGCAGTTGCCGGCCCGCGTTGAACCAGAAAAAGAAAAAGAATTAATTGAGCTACCGGATTTAAAAAAGTTACCTCATCTGAGAGAATAA
- a CDS encoding LysR family transcriptional regulator, with protein sequence MKQATLHQLKVFEAAARHGSFTRAAEELFLTQPTVSMQVKQLTKAVGLPLFEQVGKRLYLTDAGRELLLTCREIFERIAQFEMTVADMKGLKQGQLRLGVVTTAKYFVPRILGPFCRRYPGIDVSLQVTNHEQLIDRLADNRDDLYILSQPPTNSDIFCHPFLENPLEVMASRDHVLAGEKNIPLERLAEEPFIIREPGSGTRGSVQKMFEERNIKLKVRLELGSNEAIKQAIAGGLGISVLSRHVLALEGSTSQLVILNVEGFPIRRHWYVIHPNGKQLSIVARTFFEYLLDEGKRVAEATAALRVTD encoded by the coding sequence TTGAAGCAAGCAACGCTTCATCAACTGAAGGTCTTTGAAGCAGCGGCCAGACACGGAAGTTTTACCCGCGCTGCTGAAGAGTTATTTTTGACCCAGCCGACGGTTTCAATGCAGGTTAAGCAATTGACAAAAGCGGTGGGGTTGCCTTTGTTTGAGCAGGTTGGTAAGCGGCTCTATTTAACCGATGCCGGTCGGGAGTTGCTGTTAACTTGCCGCGAAATTTTTGAGCGGATCGCTCAGTTTGAAATGACTGTGGCGGATATGAAAGGCTTAAAGCAAGGGCAATTGCGCTTGGGGGTGGTGACAACGGCCAAGTATTTTGTGCCGCGAATTTTGGGGCCGTTTTGCCGACGATATCCGGGGATTGACGTTTCTTTGCAAGTGACTAACCACGAGCAATTGATAGATCGTCTGGCCGATAACCGTGATGATTTGTATATCCTCAGCCAACCGCCGACTAATTCGGATATTTTTTGCCACCCCTTTTTAGAAAATCCCCTAGAGGTTATGGCAAGCCGCGATCATGTTTTGGCGGGAGAAAAAAATATCCCCCTCGAACGTCTTGCAGAGGAACCGTTTATTATTCGGGAACCAGGCTCAGGCACTCGCGGCTCTGTGCAAAAAATGTTTGAGGAACGCAACATTAAATTGAAAGTGCGGCTGGAATTAGGAAGTAATGAAGCGATCAAACAAGCGATTGCCGGTGGTTTAGGAATTTCGGTGCTGTCTCGTCACGTTTTAGCGCTGGAGGGGAGCACAAGTCAGTTAGTTATTTTAAATGTAGAAGGCTTTCCGATTCGCCGGCACTGGTATGTTATTCACCCAAATGGCAAGCAGTTATCAATAGTGGCTCGGACATTTTTTGAGTATTTGCTGGATGAAGGTAAACGGGTTGCGGAAGCAACCGCTGCGCTGCGAGTTACGGACTAA
- a CDS encoding zinc-binding dehydrogenase — MLAALLYGKEDLRLESVPDPTPAKGEVVIQVAAATTCGTDLKVWRRGGHAKMLKPPTLFGHEAAGVIVAVGEGVSGWRTGDRVVANNSAPCMECFFCKKDEFSLCPNLTWNNGTFAEFLRVPAAIVRHNLLRVSDQVPFALASMTEPLACVLHGVARSNVKRKDKVVVIGDGAIGLMFVAALVKWETEIFLFGGNDTRLEIGKKLGASQVFNYHKLGDDSGGIAGIVKDLTEGWGADVVIEATGVPSVWETAIACGRPGATINLFGGCPKDTTITVNTEELHYSELTLKGVFHNTPKYVREALDLLTSRTIPFELLISEHRPLKDLEQVFCDMRDRKAIKVAIEPVSN; from the coding sequence TTGTTAGCAGCATTACTTTACGGGAAGGAAGATTTGCGGTTGGAGAGTGTGCCTGATCCCACACCTGCAAAGGGAGAAGTGGTGATTCAGGTGGCGGCGGCGACAACCTGCGGTACGGATTTGAAGGTGTGGCGGCGCGGCGGTCATGCGAAAATGTTAAAACCACCTACCCTGTTTGGACATGAGGCGGCTGGGGTGATTGTGGCGGTGGGTGAAGGTGTGAGCGGTTGGCGGACTGGTGATCGGGTGGTGGCGAATAATTCCGCACCTTGTATGGAGTGTTTTTTTTGTAAGAAAGATGAGTTTTCTTTGTGTCCTAATTTGACTTGGAATAATGGGACGTTTGCGGAGTTTTTACGGGTGCCGGCGGCAATTGTTCGGCATAATTTGTTGAGAGTTTCTGATCAAGTTCCGTTTGCTTTGGCTTCGATGACGGAACCGCTTGCGTGTGTTTTGCATGGCGTGGCTCGTTCAAATGTGAAGCGAAAAGATAAGGTAGTTGTGATTGGTGATGGTGCGATTGGTTTGATGTTTGTGGCGGCGTTGGTAAAGTGGGAAACGGAGATATTTTTGTTTGGTGGAAATGATACGCGCTTGGAAATTGGTAAAAAGTTAGGTGCGTCGCAGGTTTTTAATTATCACAAGTTAGGGGATGATAGCGGTGGAATTGCCGGAATTGTTAAAGATTTAACCGAAGGTTGGGGTGCAGATGTGGTGATTGAGGCTACTGGTGTGCCTTCGGTTTGGGAAACGGCAATTGCTTGTGGTCGTCCGGGTGCAACGATTAATTTATTTGGGGGTTGTCCGAAGGATACAACGATTACTGTAAATACTGAAGAGTTACATTACAGTGAGTTGACGTTAAAAGGTGTGTTTCATAATACGCCGAAATATGTGCGGGAGGCGTTAGATTTGTTGACAAGTCGGACAATTCCTTTTGAGTTGTTGATTAGTGAACACCGGCCTTTGAAAGATTTGGAGCAGGTGTTTTGCGATATGCGTGATCGTAAGGCGATTAAGGTGGCGATTGAACCCGTTAGCAATTAA
- a CDS encoding MFS transporter, translated as MNFMFFKKSESRNPWSFIPTLYFAQGLPNVIITGVLDIVYKTMGIENDQITTWTSLLNFPWTLKMFWAPFVDIYLTKRKWIIFTQLLMVGCLFAAGFSLQLPSFFFLSLSLFAVAAFISATYDIAADGFYMLALSPEQQALFVGMRSVFFRISMIFATGFLVIFAGQLQETLGNIPLSWTLTLCLAAIIYGGTFIYHHFVLPYPRVDLPRVQNPEASEVTPYSEIISSYFRKYKIVAILAFILLYRFAEVMLGKIGKLFLLDEVAKGGLALSTKEVGSIYGTFGVASLLVGGVLGGMFISKYGLKKSFWPMALALNLPNVFYVYMAYVHPPIQWVYLLVSIEQFGYGFGFTAFMVYLMYICTGEYKTSHYAVSTGLMAFGKMFAEYISGPIQMNVGYPVFFIIVCLLTIPGMLTILFIPFNEERTRQET; from the coding sequence ATGAATTTTATGTTTTTTAAGAAATCAGAATCTCGAAATCCTTGGTCTTTTATCCCTACGCTTTATTTTGCTCAAGGCTTGCCTAATGTAATTATTACGGGAGTTTTAGATATAGTTTATAAGACAATGGGGATAGAAAATGATCAAATTACAACCTGGACAAGTTTGCTGAATTTTCCCTGGACGCTCAAAATGTTTTGGGCACCTTTTGTCGATATTTATTTAACCAAAAGGAAATGGATTATTTTTACTCAGTTATTAATGGTAGGCTGTTTATTTGCAGCGGGTTTTTCCTTGCAACTTCCAAGTTTCTTTTTTCTATCTTTATCCCTTTTTGCAGTTGCAGCGTTTATTTCTGCTACTTATGATATTGCGGCGGATGGATTTTATATGTTGGCGTTGAGTCCGGAACAGCAAGCGCTATTTGTAGGAATGCGTAGCGTGTTTTTCCGAATTTCCATGATTTTTGCGACAGGTTTTTTGGTGATTTTTGCCGGCCAACTTCAGGAAACTTTGGGCAATATTCCTTTAAGTTGGACTCTGACGCTGTGCTTGGCGGCGATAATTTATGGGGGTACTTTCATTTATCACCACTTTGTTTTACCTTATCCTAGGGTAGATTTGCCGAGAGTTCAAAATCCAGAAGCTTCAGAAGTAACGCCTTATTCGGAAATAATAAGTTCATATTTTCGGAAGTACAAAATAGTGGCTATTTTGGCGTTTATTTTGTTATATCGGTTTGCGGAAGTAATGCTGGGGAAAATAGGAAAATTATTTTTGCTAGATGAGGTTGCTAAAGGTGGTTTAGCGCTCTCGACGAAAGAAGTAGGTAGTATTTACGGAACTTTTGGGGTGGCTTCTTTGTTGGTTGGTGGTGTTTTGGGGGGAATGTTTATTTCAAAATATGGTTTAAAAAAGAGCTTTTGGCCGATGGCTTTGGCTTTGAATTTACCTAATGTTTTTTATGTGTATATGGCTTATGTTCATCCGCCGATACAGTGGGTGTATTTGTTGGTATCTATTGAGCAATTTGGATATGGTTTTGGTTTTACGGCTTTTATGGTGTATTTGATGTATATTTGCACAGGTGAGTACAAAACTTCTCACTATGCGGTATCGACTGGGTTGATGGCTTTTGGAAAGATGTTTGCTGAATATATAAGTGGCCCAATTCAAATGAACGTGGGGTATCCAGTATTTTTTATTATTGTCTGTTTGCTGACTATCCCTGGAATGCTAACAATATTATTTATTCCCTTCAATGAAGAAAGAACACGGCAAGAAACTTAA